CCCATGTCAGGGATGTCGAGCCTGGTGAGTGGCATCACCACGCTCCCTACTGGGGGCACGTGGGGATGTATGGCTTCCGTGGGGATGTACTGGCGGGATGGAATCAGTTGCCAGCATCACCGCTTGAAGATCTGGAACGTCTGGAGCAGCTTCGTTTAATCGAGGCTGGATACACCATTGACACGTTCACTGTTGAAGGCACGTCACTGTCCGTGGATACGCAGGAACAGCTGGACGAAGCTCGACGTTTGGTGCACGTTTAGGTCATGACTTCAGAGCCTGTTGTTGCTCTGCCTGGAAATACATCGGATCTCGTCAGTGTTCTTTTGGCGTGTATCCGCACTGAACGGAAGGGGCGGCTGGCTCTTGTGGGTGGGGCGGTCCGCGATGCGCTGTTGCATCAAGTGAATCGAGATCCTCACCAGGAATTGCTGGATATTGATTTTGTGTTTGAAGGTTCCTGTTTTGATCTCGCTCAGAGGCTCCAGCAGATGCTGGGGCGCGAGCGTTTGTCGCACCTTCAACTTCATCAGAATTTTGGGACCGCAGAGTTGCAGATCGACGGTTTGTCGATCGATTTGGCTCGTGCACGGACGGAGATCTATCCGGCCCCCGGGCTTAATCCACTGGTTGAGCCCGGTTCCCTTGAGAAGGATCTAGCTCGTCGCGACTTCACCGTGAATGCCATGGCGGTGCTGCTGCAGCCTGATGGCCGTCGGTTGCTGATGGATCCTCACGGTGGCCAGGAGCATCTGGTCAAGCGGCAACTTGCTTTCCTGCATGAAGGCAGCGTCAAGGATGATCCCACCAGAGTGATCCGAGCCGCACGCTATGGCGCACGTCTGGGCTTTCGTCTTGCGCCCGAGGCACTGAGTCAGCTGAAGTCCACCCTGACGGAATGGCCCTGGACCTGGCGACACGGCGACCCTGTGGCTGCTGTTCCGCCGGCTCTGGGAACCCGGTTGCGCATGGAACTGGATCTTCTGCTGGACCAGGAACCATGGCCTGAGGCTCTGGGACTTCTTCAGGAATGGACTGCCATGCCGTTGCTGGATCCCTGGTTGCAATGTGACTCAAGGCTGAAGCGGCGTCTGGGTTGGGCCGTGCGTCTGGGCCTTCCAGCCATGGCTGCTTTTGTAGCTGCAGCGTCTGATCCCGTCGCTCTGGCTCGGCGCCTGCAGATTCCTGAGCAGCAGCAGCGTTGGCTGGAGGAGTTGATCGAGCTGCGGTCCTGGCTGTTACAGGAGGTGATCTCGCATCCCTGGGCTGAATGGACTGCCTTGGATTGGACCCAAAGAATCGAGGCCGGTCGCTGGTCCGCTGAGGCGGTTGCGCTTGCCGTGCTCGACAACCCTCCATGCCGTCGATCGCTGCTGTGCTGGTGGGGGCGCTGGCGACATGTCGTCTCTCCGATCAGTGCCAGGGAGTTGATGGCTGAGGGCTTGCGTCCCGGTCCTGAACTGGGGGAGGCCTTGCGTCAGGCGCGTGCGCAGCTTCTGGCGGGAATGCGTTGATGTCTCATGGCTGGTTGACCTGAGCTCGATTGTCTTCTGTCAGCTCAGTCGTTGCGATCTCTCCAACCGTTTTTGCGCAGAGCATTCCAGTCTCCACGGGCCTGCAGGATTCGTTCCGCCAGCTCGCGCACGGCGCCGTGTCCACCGGGGCGGTGGAGCACGGCGTCGGCCTGATGACGCAGAGGACGACAGGCGTCAAGGGGTGCGATCAGCAAGCCAACGCTGTCGCGCAGCGCAAGGTCATTGAGATCGTCTCCCAGGAATGCGGTGCGCGCCTTGCTCACTCCCAGTTGCTGCTGCAGGTGCATGAGTGCTGGTGGTTTGTCCTTGATGCCCACCAGGCAGTGCTGGATATCCAGCTGGCGAGCCCGTACTTCGGTGGCTCCGCCCTGGCCGCCGCTGAGGAACGCCAGCTGCAGGCCTTGTTGCTGCAGCAGACGCAGGCCCAGACCATCGCGTACATCGAATCGCTTCTGCAGTTCCCCTTGTGCATCGAACCAGAGCCCACCATCGGTGAGGACACCATCCACATCCATCACCAGCAGTTCCAGTGCAGCCAGTGGGCTGCGTTGCCGGTACCAGTTCCACTCGCGCAGCAGTCGTTGCATCGGTTGGCTTGTGTTCAGGCGAGCCCCGCCTGCACCAGGTCATGCAGACGCAGCAGGCCGAGCAGCAAGTCTTGCTGGTCCACCACTGGCAGCACCGAGATTGGTTTGCGCCGGTTGTGCTCCATGCGTTTGATGGCATCAACCGCCAGCAGGTCGGTGGAGACGGTGATCGGGTCAGAGGTCATCAGATCTTGAGCGCTGAGATTCGGCCAGCGTTCAGGGCCGTGGTCGCGTAGCGCCCGACGCAGATCGCCATCGGTGATCAGGCCTAAAAGGCGTCTGGGAGTTTGCGGATCCTCCACCCAACTGCTGCCGATGGCTCCCTGGGTGAGTCGGCTGATCACTTCAGGTAGAGGAGTGTCTGGGCTGATCGGTTGCAGGTTCGACACCGGCACCATCAGATCGGCCACGGTCATGGTGAGCTGCTTGCCGAGTGATCCGGCTGGATGATTGATGGCGAAATCGGCTGGTGAGATGCCTCGCTTTTCCATCCAGACGGCTGCCAGGGCATCGCCGATGGCCATGGCGACGGCCGTGCTGGCGGTTGGAGCCAGGTTCAGAGGGCACACCTCTCGATCCACGGACGCCTCCAGCACCACATCGCTGCCATGGGCCAGAGAAGAATGAGCACTGCCCACCAGGGCAATGCGCGCAGTGCCTCGTCGCCTCAGATGTGGCATCAGTTCCAGTAATTCAGCGGTTTCGCCACTGTTTGAAAGCAGTAAACAGACATCATCCGGGGCAACGACTCCCAGGTCGCCATGGAGCGCATCCAGGGGGTTGAGGTAGAGGGCCATGAGCCCGATCGACGAAAAAGTCGCGGCGATCTTTCGTGCCACGATCCCGCTCTTGCCAACACCGGTGATCACCAGCTTTGCCTTGCGGTCGGCACAACGCTCCAGCAGGTTTAAGGCTCCCTCAACCTGGACGGCACTCAGGCGCTCCGAAGCCGCGGCAATGGCAGCCGCCTCTTCCTGAAGACAGCGGGTGAGTGCGGACACGCTTAAACCGTAAAACTTGCCTCATTCTTGAACACGCTTGGGATCTGTTCAGTCAGATCTGGCAATCTGAGAGGCCTAAAGACCCGTCCCTCTTGACAGGACTGACTGAACGACTGACTTCTCCCTGGCTGGATCTCTTGCTTCCCCTTTCGCTCTCAGGGCTGCTGTGGGAGCGAAGTGGAAATCCAGCCGGGATGGTCTTGATCCTGGCGATCTGGTGTGGGCTCAAATTTCTGCGCTGGCTGCCGGTGGAGCCGGTGTATGGCGTGTTGGTCGGCGTGCTGGTTGTCAGCCTCAGTGCCGTCATTCATCCGATCAGCGGGTCTGCCCCCACAGATCTCATTGTGGTGTTGCTGGCCTTCGCGGCTGGCCTGAAGCAGTCCAAAGATCAGTGGAGAGTTGGACTCTGGTTGATCCTGGCCACGGTGATCGTTTCGCTGCCCTTTGTGGAATTCGATCGGTTCAACAGCAATCTCACCGCCATCCCCTGGTCCGTCGTGCGGGACGTTTTGCCACAGGAGGCGGTTCGGATCCAAAGGATCACGATCAATCGCACCGGGTATCTCTATGGATTGTTCGCCTTAGTTGGATACGGTCTTTTTGTGAGTGAAATCCGTCCCTGGCTGTCGCGATTGGCTGCGGTTGTCGCGATGTTGAGTTTCGTTCTGGCTCTGGGAGCGGCATCACGTGCGGCCTTTCTGTTTCCCCTCGCAGCAGTGATCGTCACTGAACTGTGCTGGCGGAATCGACAATGGGTTGCGAGGCGTGCCAGATCATTGGCAGCGTTTGTTTTGGTTCTGTCTTTGCTGTTCAACCTGGCTTTGTATTGGCCAGGAAGTCCGATTGTCGCTGAAGAGCCGAGCGATGTTGGGCGTGCACAGGTGGCTCAGTGTTTTGTGAGCCAATCGCTAAGTTCTCTGCCTGATTTATTGATGGGACAGGGTTATGACCGGGTCTCCGATCACTGCGCCAAGAAAGTGTTTCTCCCCGGTCGCTCCAGCGGTATTCCCCATGCTCACAACGTGTTCCTGCATGCCCTGGCCGATCAGGGATTGGTGGCTCTGATCTTGATGCTCATGGCGGTGTGGCTGGTGTTTCAGCGTCTGTTTCTGGGTCTGGCAGGAGAGGCTGAATCACTCTGCAGGACAGGTCTGGCCTGTGCTTTGTTCATTCTGGCTGCCTCATTGGTGGAGTCCACGCTGCTGAAAACATCTCTCCAGCAAGTGATCAGCGGTTACTTGCTGGCGATTGCCTGGGTGGCTCCAACGCCGTCGAAACAGGAGAACTTCCGTACCATCGGCTGATGAGTTTTCTTGCCGGTCTTAACGACGCCCAGCGCCGGGCGGTGGATCACCATGAAGGGCCCTTGCTGGTGGTTGCCGGAGCAGGCAGCGGCAAGACCCGCGCCCTCACCCATCGCATCGCCCATCTGATCGGTGAACACGGTGCCGACCCATCCCAGATCCTTGCGGTGACCTTCACCAACAAGGCGGCCCGGGAGATGAAGGAGCGGCTGGAGTTGTTGCTGGCTCAGCGGCTGGCGCAGAGTCAGTTCGGGCAGCCCTGGAGCACGTTGCCTCCGGTGGAGCAGCGTCAGCTGCGATCACGCATCTACCGCGAGGTCACCAAGGAGCTGTGGATCGGCACCTTTCATGCGTTGTTTGCGCGCATGCTGCGCTACGACATCGACAAGTTCAAAGACAAGGAGGGGCTCACCTGGACGAAGCAGTTTTCGATCTACGACGAGGCCGATGCGCAGAGCCTCGTCAAGGAGATCGTGACCCAGGAGCTGCAGCTCGATCCCAAGCGCTTTGAGCCCAAGAAGGTGCGCTGGGCGATCAGCAATGCCAAAAATCAGGGCTGGCTTCCGGATCAGATGGAGGCCAATTCCGAAGGGCAGCGGGGCAAGCTCGCAGCGGATGTTTACCGCCGCTATCGCAAGGCCCTGGCGGCCAATAACGCACTCGACTTCGATGATCTGCTGCTGCTTCCCGTGCAACTGCTGCAGCAGAACGAGCAGGTGCGCAGCTACTGGCATCGCCGCTTCGCTCACGTGCTGGTGGATGAATACCAGGACACCAACCGCACCCAGTACGACCTGATCAAGCTGCTGGTCACCGATGGCAAGGATCCCCAGGGTTACGACAACTGGTCGGGGCGTTCGGTGTTTGTGGTGGGCGATGCCGATCAGAGCATATATAGCTTCCGGGCTGCCGATTTCACAATTCTGATGGGCTTTCAGGATGACTTCGGCGACCAGGCGCCGGATGACGCCACCCGCACGATGGTGAAGCTGGAGGAGAACTATCGCTCCACCGCCACGATTCTGGAGGCGGCCAATGCCCTGATTGCCAACAACAGCGAACGCATCGACAAGGTGCTGCGTCCCACGCGCGGTGAAGGCGAGCTGATTTCACTCACCCGCTGCGATGACGAGATTGCCGAGGCTGAAGCGGTGGTGCATCGGCTGCGCATGATGGAAGCCGCCAACCCCGAGCTGAGCTGGGGGGATATGGCCTGTCTGTATCGCACCAACGCCCAGTCGCGGGCCCTTGAGGAATCACTGGTGCGTTGGCGGATCCCCTACGTGGTAGTGGGTGGTCTGCGTTTCTATGACCGGCGCGAGATCAAGGATGTGCTCGGCTATTTGCGCCTGATGATCAACCCGGCAGACACCGTCAGCCTGTTGCGGGTGATCAATGTGCCGAAGCGGGGCATCGGTAAAACCACCATCCAGCGGCTCACGGATGCCGCCAACCAACTGGGCATTCCGCTCTGGGATGTGGTGAGTGATCCCGAAGCGGTGCGCTCCTTGGGAGGTCGATCGGCCAGAGGGCTGTTGCAGTTCTGTGAGTTGATCAATGGTCTGCGCGAGCGCATTCACAACACGCCGCCTTCGGAACTGATTCAGCAGGTGATGGAGCAGAGCGGCTACGTGAGCGAGCTGATCACTGAGGGCACCGATGAAGCGGAGGAGCGTCGTCGCAA
Above is a window of Synechococcus sp. BIOS-E4-1 DNA encoding:
- a CDS encoding HAD family hydrolase is translated as MQRLLREWNWYRQRSPLAALELLVMDVDGVLTDGGLWFDAQGELQKRFDVRDGLGLRLLQQQGLQLAFLSGGQGGATEVRARQLDIQHCLVGIKDKPPALMHLQQQLGVSKARTAFLGDDLNDLALRDSVGLLIAPLDACRPLRHQADAVLHRPGGHGAVRELAERILQARGDWNALRKNGWRDRND
- a CDS encoding UvrD-helicase domain-containing protein, coding for MSFLAGLNDAQRRAVDHHEGPLLVVAGAGSGKTRALTHRIAHLIGEHGADPSQILAVTFTNKAAREMKERLELLLAQRLAQSQFGQPWSTLPPVEQRQLRSRIYREVTKELWIGTFHALFARMLRYDIDKFKDKEGLTWTKQFSIYDEADAQSLVKEIVTQELQLDPKRFEPKKVRWAISNAKNQGWLPDQMEANSEGQRGKLAADVYRRYRKALAANNALDFDDLLLLPVQLLQQNEQVRSYWHRRFAHVLVDEYQDTNRTQYDLIKLLVTDGKDPQGYDNWSGRSVFVVGDADQSIYSFRAADFTILMGFQDDFGDQAPDDATRTMVKLEENYRSTATILEAANALIANNSERIDKVLRPTRGEGELISLTRCDDEIAEAEAVVHRLRMMEAANPELSWGDMACLYRTNAQSRALEESLVRWRIPYVVVGGLRFYDRREIKDVLGYLRLMINPADTVSLLRVINVPKRGIGKTTIQRLTDAANQLGIPLWDVVSDPEAVRSLGGRSARGLLQFCELINGLRERIHNTPPSELIQQVMEQSGYVSELITEGTDEAEERRRNLQELVNAGLQYQEENDEGDLEGFLASAALASDADSKDTAADRVTLMTLHSSKGLEFPVVCLVGMEQGLFPSYRSLDDPASLEEERRLCYVGITRAKERLFLSHASERRLWGGMREPAVPSVFLSELPEGLVQGEIPRSGGAAIRREQRLDRLTRVDRDKPNGSSAPANAVRRRQAGPAPGKSWSVGDRVMHSSFGEGEVTHTFGSGEKVSIAVKFAGMGPKILDPRLAPIEALDQ
- a CDS encoding O-antigen ligase gives rise to the protein MTGLTERLTSPWLDLLLPLSLSGLLWERSGNPAGMVLILAIWCGLKFLRWLPVEPVYGVLVGVLVVSLSAVIHPISGSAPTDLIVVLLAFAAGLKQSKDQWRVGLWLILATVIVSLPFVEFDRFNSNLTAIPWSVVRDVLPQEAVRIQRITINRTGYLYGLFALVGYGLFVSEIRPWLSRLAAVVAMLSFVLALGAASRAAFLFPLAAVIVTELCWRNRQWVARRARSLAAFVLVLSLLFNLALYWPGSPIVAEEPSDVGRAQVAQCFVSQSLSSLPDLLMGQGYDRVSDHCAKKVFLPGRSSGIPHAHNVFLHALADQGLVALILMLMAVWLVFQRLFLGLAGEAESLCRTGLACALFILAASLVESTLLKTSLQQVISGYLLAIAWVAPTPSKQENFRTIG
- a CDS encoding SIS domain-containing protein → MSALTRCLQEEAAAIAAASERLSAVQVEGALNLLERCADRKAKLVITGVGKSGIVARKIAATFSSIGLMALYLNPLDALHGDLGVVAPDDVCLLLSNSGETAELLELMPHLRRRGTARIALVGSAHSSLAHGSDVVLEASVDREVCPLNLAPTASTAVAMAIGDALAAVWMEKRGISPADFAINHPAGSLGKQLTMTVADLMVPVSNLQPISPDTPLPEVISRLTQGAIGSSWVEDPQTPRRLLGLITDGDLRRALRDHGPERWPNLSAQDLMTSDPITVSTDLLAVDAIKRMEHNRRKPISVLPVVDQQDLLLGLLRLHDLVQAGLA
- a CDS encoding CCA tRNA nucleotidyltransferase; this encodes MTSEPVVALPGNTSDLVSVLLACIRTERKGRLALVGGAVRDALLHQVNRDPHQELLDIDFVFEGSCFDLAQRLQQMLGRERLSHLQLHQNFGTAELQIDGLSIDLARARTEIYPAPGLNPLVEPGSLEKDLARRDFTVNAMAVLLQPDGRRLLMDPHGGQEHLVKRQLAFLHEGSVKDDPTRVIRAARYGARLGFRLAPEALSQLKSTLTEWPWTWRHGDPVAAVPPALGTRLRMELDLLLDQEPWPEALGLLQEWTAMPLLDPWLQCDSRLKRRLGWAVRLGLPAMAAFVAAASDPVALARRLQIPEQQQRWLEELIELRSWLLQEVISHPWAEWTALDWTQRIEAGRWSAEAVALAVLDNPPCRRSLLCWWGRWRHVVSPISARELMAEGLRPGPELGEALRQARAQLLAGMR